The DNA region GCGTTCCAAGTTGGCGTATCCCTTTCATTTACTTCATCAAAAGCCATTTGAGCTGCTTCTAAGTGTTGGCATTTACAGTACATTTCCACTAGAGCTCCACCCACAAAGGTGTTAGATTGCAGACCTCTGACAATGGCATGAGAATGTATTTCCTTCCCTAGTCTCAAATTTGCCATATCGGCACAAGCACTAAGAGTGCTTCCTAGAGTAAACGAATCAGGTTCAAACCCTTCCATCAGTACATCTCGAAACAAGCTCAAAGCTTCATCAAACATGAAGCTATCCACATATCCTGATATCATGGAGTTCCAAGAAATTATGTCCTTGATGCCAGCTAGCTCCATCTGATCAAACAGTTCCTTGGCCTTGGAGATTTCACCATTCTCAGAATACCCGATGATCATTGTATTATATATGACACAATTTCTAACGGAATGCTTTGAAAATATGTTGGAAGCACTCCCCATATCAGCACACCTCCTGTACATGTCAACTAATCCATTCACAGTGAAAGGGTTAGACATAAGCCCATGTCTAGTTATATAGCCATGGAGTTCTTTGCCAAGGCTTAGCTTTTGTAGTCTAGCACAAGCTGGAAGAACACTTGCTAGGGTTCGCGCATTTGGTTGAAATCCTGCAGCCTGCATCCTGTAAAGCAGCTCAATGGCTTGCTCATCATAACCATTCTGCGAAAACCCTCCAATAACTGCACTCCAAGTAACAAGATTCGGCATTAAACTATCCAAAGACATTCTTTCCAGAAACTCCAACGCCTCGTACACCAAACCGTTGGCAGCACAAGCTGCGACCAAAGAATTCCATGAGACACGGTCCTTCTTGGGCATCGTTGTTAAAACCTTCTTGGCATCATCTAAGCTGTTACATTTGCCATACATATCTATCAGAGCATTACCCACATAAATATTTGAAGCAAATTGATTCTTCACCGCAATCCCATGTAACTGTCTTCCTAGTTCTACCATGCCAAGACCACTGCAAATCTTATAGACCACCGGAAACACGAAAAACTCTAAAGCAATGTCCGCGAATTGTAGTTCTCGAAAGAGCAAAAGAGCTTCCTCAAAGAACCCATTATCCACATGGACATTAAGAATGGCAGTccaagaatacatatttctaagCGGCATTGTTTCGAACAACCAATTCGCGTGTTCCAAACAACCACATCTCCCATACATCTGAAGCAGCTTGGTTTCCACAAACTCGTGCCCATGAAACCCAGATTTGACTGCGTGGGCATGTATCTGTTTCCCCAGAATTGGGCATTTACAATATTCAAGAAGCGACGCATATGCGTTCGAATCCACCGGCTTATCAAGGGTGGGGAGCCGAGTATGCTTGGTAGGGAGAGTAACGTGCCTGTGTCGGTGGGCAGGTTCAGGTGTCTGAAACGAAAGGGTAGACGCTTTGATAGGGCTGTTCGAATCAAGCAGTGGTGGCGACGGTGGCAGTGGGTGAGCGACGGATTCCAAAATGTGAGAAGACATTTTCTTTTGGGAATCGCTTGTGAATCGTGTGAAGGGACAAACGACGGGGAGAGGAAAGAGATTCTGGATTTTCTCTAGGCTGACTTCACCTAGGCCGGTCAAAGAGAATCATCGCTCAATGGTAACAAAGACAATTAGGAAGAGATCCAATGCAATTCCGTATTATCTGCTGAAAATTTACAATAAGCATGAAGAAGTATTTGCGAATGGGACTAGGTTGGTGAGTATGGTTATTCAAAGAATACAATGATCTAGTATTGAGTTATCTCTTATGAGATATAGAGGAtatcaaattgaaataaatGTAATAGGATGAAGAAACAGACTAACCACACTGCTGGGAGAACTTCATTTGTACTGCTAATGAAATGAGGATaagaatcatatatatttttttttttttgagagaaacgtcaaactttcatataaaacccaTTAAAAGGGGCCACGATTACATGGTGTACCATAGACCAGTTCAGTCGAGTTCATAGCCAACACTAGAGATTCTTTGGCTAGTACATGAGCGCAGTGATTACCACTCCTCCCAACAAAAACGACAGACCAAAGACTAAAACTAGAGAGAATACTCTTAGTGTCAGATAAAAACATGCCCACACTATCGCCCCTGTCTGAAGGGAAATTGAGACCATTAACAACTTGTAAGGAATCCCCTTCAAAGATAACAGAAGTGAGACCCATCTCCTTGGCTAGGGAAACCGCATGGAAAGCACCTATAGCTTCAGCCAGCAGAGGTTCAGGAAAGCAAGAAATGGAGAGCTTTTTGCTGATCATAACATTACCCACTTGGTCTCGAGCCACCAGACCAATACCAATTCTATTGTTAGGACCATCCACAGCAGCATCCCAGTTAATTTTCGTGACACCTGATGGAGGGGGAGACCACACGGATGCTTGAGAGTGGATCTGAGCCTTTGTCTTCAGGTTCTCTTGGGCAGTCCTATAATCAGTCAATGATTGTGAGGCCTGATTTACTAACAGACTTGGATGCACAAAGGACCCCTCGAAGATCATCCTGTTTCTTCTAGACCAAATGCTCCTGGCTAACACAGAAAACTGTTCCATTAAGCTTTGATCACACTGACTATATAGGCTCTCGAAAAGCTCTTTGAAATTGGCTTTCCTTATAGAATCATATATTGGTTGGTAGATATACATATTGTTCTAAACACTAAATATTAATGCTTGGTTTCCTTCTATAGGCTTGTAGTTGCAGATCGAGACTTAAGAGTAATTTGGTTGACTTCTTTAAAGATGTGTGGTggtcaaagaaaaaatagaagtttGTGACTCTCCTAACATAGGAGATTTATATGAGTGCATATAAAGTCATTAAGAAGTGTAGCCATTTAATTCCATTTTATGtccataataaattattttgcaAATTTGGATATAGAACTTGATAGTTGCTAAGTTGTCTAAGCTAGAGCCTAAGAACCGCACTAAAGAGGCCGTACAAAAATATTTAGAGAGGTCTTGGGCCATAAGTCAGAGTATGCAAGGGGTTGGGAGAGATTATTATTTCCAAGTCATCTGAAGATAGCATTAATGAAATAATTGCAAAATTAGAAGCATATGTAGAAAGGCATGAGAAAGATGCTCACTATTACAAGAGCCAATTGGATGGATTAAGGGGGGATGTGAGGGCACTCTTACAAAAGTAAGCTGAATACGATGAGTTTATAAGTACATACATGTAAGAAAAGTCCAAATGAGAGTCTAATAAAGAGACTTAGGGAGTTGCATAGCCATCCTTGGACCAAAAGAAACCATTTTTTTTGCTATTATGGGTCTAGAGATGACCATGCTATCAAACTATCCAACCAAAATCCCTCATCGATTTAACATATATGGTTGATCATTCAATTGTTGTTGGCTTGTGCATGGTGTTGCCATTGATCAATAAAGGAGATAGTCCCCCTATTTGTGTGATGGCTATGTTTTCAAACCTGAGTTTGCTCTATATATGTGTAAAAGAATCTTCCTTCTAGTACATTCTTTCAAATGCATTATTCACCAATTAAACATGGTAAAATCATTTTAACAGTCACAATTTTGATAGATTAAAGTTTTGTTCGTGCATGGACTTGTTCACATGTTAAAATTACTCAAGGGTGTTGCAGTGTTAGATACTTGCGGGATACTCATTGCGTGGTATGATTATTAGAGACTTCGGTATCAATGTAACTAGTATGATTGTACTAAATATTCTGTCTTACTAGCAAATATGATTAAAATCACTCGTGGTGGCACTAGCTAGTATTGGAAAATTTACATTCTCTAATTAGTGGTGGGGAAATGGGATACATCGTAAATGGATCTTGTAACATACTGGCGGTGGCCAACGTCAGAGGAATTTCTCAGGATTTTTCAGAATGAAATGTCACTCAATTTagtttaattagatttattgcTAGTGTAAGATAGCAATAAACAAAGAACTTGTAGTCGAGCAAGAGAAGAAACAGAGAGCAAAATTAATGGAGGAAAGGTTGTTCTTCCGTTCCACTCAAAAAGATGATTACAATGCATTCTACCAAGAGatgatatatatagaaaatattctaacaaACAAACTAACTACACCTATAGCATTGTGCTAGCAAGCAAAGTGAATAAAAGAATAACTTATGTATACGacaattatataaaagaagCTATGGAAATAAAATGACTAGTAGTTTAGTCTTGGCCTGTATCCGTTAACATCCTCCCACAATATGGAGAATAGAAATTTACTATTCCCATCTTGTATAAGTGTGCTTGTAGGAAATAAAATGATAGAGCTTTGGTGAATGTATCGGCCAACTATGTTTGAGAAGAGACATGAGCAGTAGACACTTCCTTCTTGAATTTTGTCTCTCATCAAATGCAATCAAGTTTGATATGCTTGGTTCTCTCATGAAATACTGAGTTTTCAGCAATGTGGAGGGCTGCATGATTATCACAAAAGAAAATGCCAGCTTGTGGATGAGAAGCCAGCTTGTGGATGAGAAAGACCAAGGTCTTGGAGAAGATATCGAAGCCAAGTAAGTTCTGAACAAGTGGCAGCCATGGATCGATATTCGGCTTCAGCTGATGATCTTGAGACAACCGTTTGCTTCTTGGATTTCCATGAAATAAGAGAGTAGCCCAAGAAGACACAATAACTTGTAGTAGACCGATGAGAGTCTGGGCAAGAAGCCCAATCCGAGTCACAATAAGCCTTGAGTTGAAGCTAAGATGAAGAGGCAAGCAAAATGCCTTGAGCAAGTGCAGTTTTAATGTATCTTAAAATTATGTATGTTGCAGCCAAATGTGATGAAGAAGGTTGATCCATAAATTGACTCAACAACTGAACAACAAAGCAAATGTCTAGACTGGTTATTGTAAGATACAATAGTCTACCAAGTAACCTTCGAAAGATGCTAAGATCAAATAGTGGTGTGCCTTTAGCTTTGCTAATTTTGAAGTGTTGGTCCATTGGAAGTTTAAGTGGTTTGCATGCAAGCATACCTGAATCTGCCAAAATGTCTAAGGCGTATTTCCTTTGACAAATGTGTATTCCTTTGGAGGATCTAGCAATTTCTAAGCCCAAAAAGTAACGTAGACAACCAAGGTCTTTAATCTTGAACTTGTTATTTAGAAAAGTTCTTAGGGAGGCAATAGAATCATTGGAATTGGTAGCAACCTaaaaatcatcaacataaaccaataAAGCAATAAAGCTGTCCCCTTCTTGTTTGGTGAATAAACTATAATCAGACTTGGATTGGATGAACCCGAAAGCAAGAAGAGAGGAAGTGAGTTTAGAGTTTCATTGCCTTGATGCTTGCTTAAGGTCATAAAGGCTTTTAAGCAATTTGCAAACCTGATTTGTTTTACCCTTGTTATACCCTGAGGATTTCTTCATGTAAATCACTATTAAGGAATGcattatttatatcaaattgaTATAAATACCATACTTTATTGCAACAATACTAAGTAGGCATCTAACAGTGACAATTTTGCCAACTGGTGAAAAAGTCTCGCTATAATCTATACCTTCTTTTTGGGTATAGCCTTTTGCTACAAGTTTAGCTTTAAGTCTTTCTATATTACCATcaaactttaatttaatttgatagaCATACTTACAATCAATTACTTTCTTCCCTTCAAGTAAATCAGTGATGGTCCAAGTATGGTTGTTTTCCAAAGCTTCAATCTTAGTCTCCACAGCTTTGCACCACTCAGGATCCTTAATTGCTTGTTTATATGAAGTAGGCTCGGTTTGAAGAGAAATTGAGGAAGAAAAGGCTTGAAAAGAAGGGTTAAAATGCTTATAAGATAAGCAATTAGAAAGGGAAAAAGACGTACCATTTTATAGCCGATTGGTGAGGTAGTAGTGCAAGCAAGACTTGTTTGCAGTGGAAGTCCTTAAGATATTGAGGAGTTGTTCTTGCTTTATTTGACATGCAAAGTGGAGGGGTAGTGGGCAGAGAAATGGTAGTGTTTTGTGTATGAGAAAAGGGAGAATGTGGTGGGAGAATGTGGTGGGAGAAGAGGTGAAGGTGAAGGTGAAGGTGAAGTGGAGTGAGTGGGGGAAATGGAGTTGATAATATTTGAAGGGGAAGAAGAGATGGGAACAACAGCGGTAAGGGATTGAAAGAGTGATGGAGGAGGTAAGGGGGGAAAAAAATTGGCAATGATGTGACTATGGAAGCAAGAAAGGAGATGTTTGAAATGGAAAAACAAATGCATGAAACGTAACATCCATTTAAATGAAAATGGTGCTAGTTTTGAGATCCAAAAGTTTGTAACCCTTGGTTCTAAAAGGATAACCAAGGAAACCACATGCTCGACCTCTAGGGTCAAATTTCTTTCTATTATTGAGAAGTGTGGCTGCAAAATATaaggaataaaaaattttcatatgagcatatttgggttttttatttttttattttttttatttttataattaaaaagaagCTCATAAggtgttttattatttaaaagggGTGTGGGAAGCCTGTTAATGATGTAAGTGGCTGTTAGAATTGATTCATTCCAATATGTTAAAGGTAAACCAGCTTGAAAAAGTAGAGCACAAGCTACATTTAATAGGTGTTGGTGTTTCCTCTCAACAATGCCATTTTGTTGAAGGGTAGCCACACAAGTTTTGTTATGGATGATTTCTTGTTGATTAGAAAATTCGTGTATGTTAAATTCAGCGTCATTGTCACTGCTTAGGATTTTAATTTTCACTTCAAATTGTGTTTCAACAAGGTTATGAAAGGCCTTGATGCATTTTCTGGTTCTTGTTTTATTTGCAAGTAAATAAAGCCATGTAGTTCTTGAGAAATCATTTACAATGGTCAAAAAATACTTTGAAATGTCATGTGCAATTGTGGAGCAAGGGCCCCATAAATCACAGTGGATAATCTCAaagattcttgaagaagaatGAGAACTAACAGGAAAAGGTAAGCGATGAAATTTTGCCCAAGGACAAATTCTGCAAGAGTTTTCATTTATAGATGAGATATGTTTTTGTACAATGGGATTAGATATGAAATGTAATCTAGGAAATGATAAATGACCAAGGCAACAATTCCATACATCAGTATTGGAAACAGGGTTTGTAACTGAAGTAAAATAAGTGAAATATGTATGGTTTTTGTCTGAGTATGCTGAGAGGAAATTGATTAGAGCTGAGGGAAGAACTTCCATGCAAATGAAATGGTACAAGTCGTGCTTGAGTTCACCTTTCCCAATCATTATCCATGAAGGCATGTCCTGAATAAAACAGTGAgtggaaaagaaaagcaaacaaCAATTAAGGTAGATGTTAGTTTGTTTgctgaaattaaattaaaagaaaatgatggaacACAGAGAATATCTTTTAAGATGATGGAATTTGTTAATTGAATTGTTCCAATATGTGCAACAGGGGCTAAAGAGTCGTTTGGAAGTTTGACGAAGTATGAAACAATGGATGTTATGGAGGTAAAAAGTGTGGTGCTGCAGACCATATGGTCTGAAGCACTTGTGTCTGTTATCCAACTAATAGAAGAGTGATTTGCTGAgctctgtgtgtgtgtagaCAAAGAAGTGAATGTACCAGAATTTTGGAACAAGATGTTGTATGAAGGGAGGTTTGAGGTGGATTGCTAGAGTGAACAGCAGAAGCTGCAATTGAAGGATCCTGAGGTTGAAGCAAGGCAATAAGCTTTTGATGTTGTTGCTTGGTCAAACCAAGCTTGTGATCACCATGGTCAGTAGCAAAAGAAAGGGTGGTTTGATTTGCAAGGAAACTAGATCGCTGCTACTGCTTAGTGTGATATTTGTGGCTTGGAAGATATCCATTTAGTTTGTAGCATTTCTCAATGGTATGACCAGTTAAGTGATAATGTGAGCAAAGAGGGGGCTCAACATTGCCAACTTTGAAGCAAGTATCCAAAAAATGGCCTGTAATTTTGCAGTGGCTACAATAGGGACGATTTTTCTTGGAGGATTGGTTTGGCTTGGGAGGAAATTTGGAAGGGGTGTAGGGTTTCTTAACTACCATAGCCATGGTTTTAGAAGATGGAGTATGTGAGGTCATTTGATGGTTTCTTTCCTGCTGTTGCACAAGGAAAAACACTTTGGAAACAGGGGGAATGGGATCCATGAGCATGATTAGGTTTCGGATGGGGGAATAAGAGTCATGGAGACCCATTAAAAATTGAAGCACACAATCTCTCTGGTAACGATCCAGCAAGGTACTTTTTATTGTGCCACAATTGCAAACAGGGATGGGATCGTACATAGAGAGTTCATCCTAGAGAGCTTTTAACATGCCATGGTAAATGCTTACTGAATCATGTTCTTAAATCAGGGCAACCAACACCTTCTTGAGTTGGTAAATGCGGGGACCATTCTGTCGAGAGAAGCGATCTTGAAGATCTAGCAAGATTTCTCGAGCATCATCAATAAAGAGAATGCTAGATTGAAGAGAAGGGCTTAAAGACTTTTGGAACCAAGAAACGACCATGTTGTTACATCGTTCCTAGAGCTCAAGCAAAGGGTCATTGGGGTCAATGGGTTGGGCAAGCAAACCTGTGATGAAGCCAAGCTCATTTTTCACGCAAAGAGCACAGCGCATTGAGCGAGACCAGGTGGCATAATTGTTTGTTGTGAGAAGGTTGGTGACAAGGGTAAGGGCGGGGCTATCACCATGGTCAAGACGAAATGGGTTGGCCGGATCACTGAGATTGAGATAGGGAGATAACGTGTTTGAGTTAATGATAGAGTGAGTTTTGGAAGAATTGGGACTAGGGTTTGCCATTAAAAATTGCTTTGAGGCTATGATACCATGTAAGATAGCAAGAAACAAATAACTTGCAGTCGAGCAAGAGAAGAAACATGGAGCAAAACTAATGGAGGAAAGGTTGTTCTTCCATTCCACTAAAATAGATGATTACAACGCATTCTGCCAAGAGATGACATATACAAAACATATTCTAACAAACAAACTAACTACACCTATAGCATTGTGCCAGCAAGCAAAGTGAATAAAAGAGTAACTAATGTATACGACAATTATATACAAGAAGCTATGGAAATAAAACGACTAGTAGTTTAGTCATGGCCTGTATCCGCTAATAGCTAGATCATGatagagttttactacatacaagtacagtcgcgcactaatctatgtaccaatactgatttattcatacttaaaatttaaattaacactgttttcaataaaatctactttttgactaatcacatcacattgatgcacagattagtgcacaattgtgtttgcaactatattttttctatttagtAAGTTTCCATTATTGGCACTGTGGCACGTACGTGTAGCATAACTCATATTTGAGATGGTACAGGCAGactgttaatttttatttttttattttattttattttatttttttctctcctatGGCTTACTTGGTTTGCATAAGAATAAGTCATAAGAATTAATATATCTCCTGCTGCAAAATTTTCGTAAGAATGATCTGAATTAGTGAGTATGCTTGCTAGTTTGCACTTCTTTCACTTGCTTTTTCAACGTActtattctaatatttttcaGCATTAACACTTGGTGTCTCTAAAGATATTTATTAGCAAAAGAAGGTATTTTTCAAAGAGGAAATCTGCGGGGTATCACAGagttgatcttttttttttttttttgcatgataACTGTTTTACTTTACTCAAAATTtgcatatatagataaatatggTAACTGTTAATCCTATATTTAGAGTTTTCAGCTGGTTGATTTGGATTACAAGTTTTGACATTTGCATTTGCATTGACATGTTTCATTTGGC from Carya illinoinensis cultivar Pawnee chromosome 6, C.illinoinensisPawnee_v1, whole genome shotgun sequence includes:
- the LOC122312496 gene encoding pentatricopeptide repeat-containing protein At2g13600-like, yielding MSSHILESVAHPLPPSPPLLDSNSPIKASTLSFQTPEPAHRHRHVTLPTKHTRLPTLDKPVDSNAYASLLEYCKCPILGKQIHAHAVKSGFHGHEFVETKLLQMYGRCGCLEHANWLFETMPLRNMYSWTAILNVHVDNGFFEEALLLFRELQFADIALEFFVFPVVYKICSGLGMVELGRQLHGIAVKNQFASNIYVGNALIDMYGKCNSLDDAKKVLTTMPKKDRVSWNSLVAACAANGLVYEALEFLERMSLDSLMPNLVTWSAVIGGFSQNGYDEQAIELLYRMQAAGFQPNARTLASVLPACARLQKLSLGKELHGYITRHGLMSNPFTVNGLVDMYRRCADMGSASNIFSKHSVRNCVIYNTMIIGYSENGEISKAKELFDQMELAGIKDIISWNSMISGYVDSFMFDEALSLFRDVLMEGFEPDSFTLGSTLSACADMANLRLGKEIHSHAIVRGLQSNTFVGGALVEMYCKCQHLEAAQMAFDEVNERDTPTWNALISGYAHCNKKEHIQDVIPKMKADGFELNAYTWNGIIAGYVENGHYDLAMKLFEEMQTSNLRPDIYTVGMILTACSRLATIERGKQVHAHSIRFGYESDIHIGAALLDMYAKCGSIKHALQAYNRIENPNLVSHNAMLTAYAMHGDGDEGIALFWKMLKEGFRPDQVTFLSVLSSCVHAGSVKTGHEIFDMMGYYKVKPTLKHCTCMVDLLSRAGQVNEAYELIKKIPMEPDLVMWSALLGGCVVCGNVALGEMAAERLIELEPHNTANYVILANLYAYAGRWDDLAKTRQMMNRKGMQKSPGCSWIEDRDEIHVFLASDKSHNRAEEIYSILDHLTIEMKRGFSTSL
- the LOC122312602 gene encoding uncharacterized protein LOC122312602, producing the protein MYIYQPIYDSIRKANFKELFESLYSQCDQSLMEQFSVLARSIWSRRNRMIFEGSFVHPSLLVNQASQSLTDYRTAQENLKTKAQIHSQASVWSPPPSGVTKINWDAAVDGPNNRIGIGLVARDQVGNVMISKKLSISCFPEPLLAEAIGAFHAVSLAKEMGLTSVIFEGDSLQVVNGLNFPSDRGDSVGMFLSDTKSILSSFSLWSVVFVGRSGNHCAHVLAKESLVLAMNSTELVYGTPCNRGPF